In Gemmata obscuriglobus, a single genomic region encodes these proteins:
- a CDS encoding DUF5522 domain-containing protein, which produces MHPAPSLTRFWLSELKPTATEAMDAPNTRPVEGIDYYVENGKWVFTAAYHRKRGHCCKSGCRHCPFGNAPSDRTAEEAQRPAQPKS; this is translated from the coding sequence ATGCACCCAGCTCCGTCGCTCACGCGGTTCTGGTTATCCGAGCTGAAACCAACGGCAACAGAAGCGATGGACGCTCCGAACACACGGCCGGTCGAGGGCATCGACTACTACGTCGAAAACGGGAAGTGGGTCTTCACCGCCGCGTACCACCGGAAGCGTGGCCACTGTTGCAAGAGCGGTTGCCGGCACTGCCCGTTCGGAAACGCACCCTCAGACCGCACGGCCGAAGAAGCACAGCGCCCGGCTCAACCGAAATCGTAA
- a CDS encoding metallophosphoesterase, whose protein sequence is MQPQLPAHIGYPVVAIGDLHGRVEWLDKLVAKLRRRPEWPHAKLVFLGDLVDRHFEVRALVSRVLELIAEKPGSTCVAGNHDLALVRAAGLDGPPSVEWAQRYGRNYDHQWTFRSYLGRTPDFLPPGKWEQELQELKAAMPAEHRAFLAGLPWVAEAEGHVFLHNGLSPELDCPAAVQLECLHRKLWDRAVVSPRFGTETDRLFHPEYPVWLGADKRLSANPLPLPGKVQVSGHVHVPAPDANAVRIRIDTSGGVTEPLTACVLTGPNAEPVFVFSNE, encoded by the coding sequence GTGCAGCCGCAATTGCCCGCCCACATCGGTTACCCGGTTGTCGCAATCGGAGACCTCCACGGCCGCGTCGAGTGGCTCGACAAGCTCGTCGCGAAGCTGCGCCGGCGGCCCGAGTGGCCGCACGCGAAGCTCGTGTTCCTGGGCGACCTCGTGGACCGGCACTTCGAGGTTCGGGCGCTCGTGTCGCGTGTACTGGAACTGATCGCCGAAAAGCCCGGCAGCACGTGTGTGGCCGGTAACCACGATCTCGCCCTTGTTCGCGCGGCCGGGCTGGACGGCCCGCCGTCGGTCGAATGGGCGCAGCGGTACGGGCGGAACTACGACCACCAGTGGACGTTCCGCAGCTATCTCGGCCGCACGCCGGACTTTCTGCCGCCCGGGAAGTGGGAACAGGAGTTGCAAGAGCTGAAGGCCGCGATGCCCGCCGAGCACCGGGCGTTTCTGGCCGGGTTGCCGTGGGTGGCCGAGGCCGAAGGGCACGTGTTCCTCCATAACGGGCTGTCGCCGGAACTCGACTGCCCGGCGGCGGTGCAGCTCGAGTGCCTGCACCGCAAGCTGTGGGACCGGGCCGTCGTGAGCCCGCGGTTCGGCACCGAAACGGACCGACTGTTTCACCCCGAGTACCCGGTGTGGCTCGGGGCCGATAAGCGGCTGTCGGCGAACCCGCTGCCGCTGCCCGGAAAGGTGCAGGTGAGCGGCCACGTCCACGTTCCCGCACCGGACGCGAACGCGGTTCGCATCCGCATCGATACGAGCGGCGGGGTGACCGAGCCGCTGACGGCGTGCGTGCTTACGGGGCCAAACGCTGAGCCGGTGTTCGTGTTCAGCAACGAGTGA
- a CDS encoding general stress protein — protein sequence MAKAATCNTTVGVFSTRDAAERAIDELKNAGYRDDQIGLVAKDANGKTVRRDGSGAQDTNAAEGAAIGAVAGGGALALGSLAVSFGMIPVIGPVLAVGPLAAALISAAGGAAAASIAGALIGWGIPEEDARYYEDAVQSGRYLVTVECGQGDDARNLLSRSGGYDRASAPMI from the coding sequence ATGGCTAAGGCCGCCACCTGCAACACGACCGTCGGCGTCTTCTCCACCCGTGATGCCGCCGAGCGCGCGATCGACGAACTCAAGAACGCGGGCTATCGCGACGACCAGATCGGCCTGGTCGCCAAGGACGCGAACGGCAAAACGGTGCGGCGCGACGGCTCCGGCGCCCAGGACACGAACGCCGCCGAGGGCGCGGCGATCGGCGCGGTGGCCGGTGGCGGAGCGCTCGCGCTGGGCTCGCTGGCGGTTTCGTTCGGCATGATTCCGGTGATCGGCCCGGTCCTGGCCGTCGGACCCCTGGCCGCGGCCCTTATTAGCGCGGCGGGCGGGGCGGCCGCCGCGAGCATCGCCGGCGCGCTCATCGGCTGGGGCATTCCGGAAGAGGACGCCCGCTACTACGAAGACGCGGTGCAGTCCGGCCGGTACTTGGTGACGGTCGAATGCGGCCAGGGCGACGATGCCCGGAACCTGCTGAGCCGCTCCGGCGGGTACGACCGCGCGTCCGCGCCGATGATCTAA
- a CDS encoding beta strand repeat-containing protein: MPATINVTGLGDAVAPDSTVTLREAIRSINGAANVNTDVVPTGAAYGTDDTITFTGLSGTIVLAAALDPLDVSVTINGTTGAGYAGAPVVTVDGNGNPTFAVNGQHVTIRGLSIVRSANNGITVQGPGASGVVIAGNYIGVRADGTTAAPNEASGVLIDGAANGTVGGTVPADRNVISGNVREGVVIQGSGASGNVVAGNHIGTNAAGTAPLGNATGVYVLAGAANNTIGGTATGARNVISGNTSGGVVLQDAGTTGNLIAGNYIGIDAGGTTAVPNPAGVLINGAANNTVGGTVAGARNVISGNASHGVSIQSPGTTGNVVQGNFIGTNAAGTAAVGNASGVVVTFGPANNTIGGTTAGSGNVISGNTALGVQLATVTGIVVAGNYIGTDPSGTAAVANGLGVLLSAGAVNNTIGGTSAGAGNVIAFNGGAGVALDDSVGATGLSSGASILGNAIFSNGALGIDLRGDGVTANDAQDSDTGVNSLQNYPLIASVVGRRVSGHLAGAPNASFRLEFFSNPARDPSGFGQGKTFLGAVTVATDGAGVAAFLFDAPADLRDQYATATATDLASGDTSEFGNAVLGTGLTPLLPPPIPSRLPLADPEQVVRAAPVVNTPLVPPGVEPVVTAGHIAPTAGVADSLAAKPVVVVGPGPGGNGVVRVINGDGTVRADITAFAGFAGGVKVATADVTGDGAADLVVGTGAGAAGGHVKVFDGATGELVYSFFAFAGFAGGVDVTGGDINADGFDDIIVGAGAGAPGGHVKVYDGRTGAQLASFFSFDAAFLGGVTVAAGDFNADGLADVVVGAGPGAAPHVKIIEATSLLRVGSDGQIAGPALLASFFAFDPTFRGGVDVTAGADFVANGVAELVVGAGSGGAPHVKVINGTKVTRTDPRGRISDDALLASFFAFDPAFRGGVRLGEADVDQDGIDELVIGAGRGVRVIRAPGFTDDVTRFDALSGGADGAYVA; encoded by the coding sequence GTGCCCGCCACCATCAACGTGACCGGCCTCGGCGATGCCGTTGCTCCGGATAGCACCGTCACGCTGCGCGAAGCGATCCGGTCGATCAACGGCGCGGCGAACGTCAACACGGACGTGGTGCCGACGGGAGCCGCTTACGGCACCGACGACACCATCACCTTCACCGGGCTGAGCGGTACGATCGTACTCGCCGCCGCGCTTGACCCACTCGACGTGTCGGTCACCATCAACGGCACGACCGGGGCCGGTTACGCGGGCGCCCCGGTTGTCACCGTGGACGGGAACGGCAACCCGACGTTCGCTGTTAACGGCCAGCATGTGACCATCCGCGGGCTGTCGATCGTGCGCAGCGCCAACAACGGGATTACGGTCCAGGGACCCGGGGCCTCGGGGGTCGTGATCGCCGGCAACTACATCGGCGTGCGGGCCGACGGGACCACGGCGGCACCCAATGAGGCGTCCGGCGTGCTGATCGACGGGGCCGCGAACGGCACGGTCGGTGGTACCGTCCCGGCGGACCGGAACGTCATCTCCGGTAACGTTCGCGAGGGCGTCGTGATCCAGGGCTCGGGCGCGTCGGGAAACGTCGTCGCGGGTAACCACATCGGCACCAACGCCGCTGGCACCGCCCCGCTCGGGAACGCAACCGGCGTGTACGTGTTGGCCGGGGCAGCGAATAACACCATCGGCGGCACCGCGACCGGGGCACGCAACGTCATCTCCGGCAACACCAGCGGTGGCGTGGTTCTCCAGGACGCCGGCACGACCGGCAACCTGATCGCGGGCAATTACATCGGCATCGATGCCGGCGGTACCACTGCCGTCCCAAATCCGGCCGGGGTACTGATCAACGGGGCGGCGAACAACACCGTCGGCGGGACCGTCGCGGGGGCGCGGAACGTGATCTCCGGAAACGCCAGCCACGGCGTCTCCATACAGAGCCCCGGCACAACGGGAAACGTCGTTCAGGGGAACTTTATCGGCACCAATGCCGCGGGCACCGCCGCGGTCGGTAACGCGTCCGGCGTCGTAGTTACCTTTGGCCCCGCGAACAACACCATCGGCGGCACAACCGCCGGCTCTGGCAACGTCATCTCCGGGAACACCGCGCTCGGCGTCCAACTCGCCACCGTGACGGGGATCGTCGTGGCGGGCAACTACATCGGCACCGATCCCAGCGGCACCGCCGCCGTCGCCAACGGGTTAGGGGTGCTGCTCAGCGCCGGGGCGGTGAACAACACCATCGGCGGTACGTCCGCGGGCGCGGGTAACGTGATCGCCTTCAACGGCGGGGCCGGCGTCGCGCTCGACGACTCCGTTGGGGCAACGGGGTTGAGTTCCGGCGCCAGCATCCTCGGGAACGCGATTTTCTCAAACGGCGCGCTGGGGATCGACCTTCGCGGCGACGGGGTCACGGCCAACGACGCGCAGGACAGTGACACGGGCGTGAACAGCCTTCAGAACTACCCGCTCATCGCCTCGGTGGTGGGCCGCCGGGTCAGCGGGCACCTGGCCGGCGCCCCGAACGCGAGCTTCCGTCTCGAGTTCTTCAGCAACCCGGCTCGCGACCCGTCCGGGTTCGGTCAGGGCAAAACGTTCCTCGGAGCCGTTACCGTCGCCACCGACGGCGCCGGTGTCGCGGCGTTCCTCTTTGATGCCCCGGCCGACTTGCGGGACCAGTACGCCACCGCGACCGCGACGGATCTGGCGTCCGGCGACACGTCCGAATTCGGTAACGCGGTACTCGGCACCGGGCTCACCCCGCTCCTCCCCCCGCCGATCCCGTCGCGGCTGCCGCTCGCGGACCCGGAACAGGTCGTTCGGGCGGCGCCGGTGGTCAACACGCCGCTCGTCCCTCCGGGGGTGGAACCGGTCGTGACCGCCGGGCACATCGCTCCGACCGCGGGCGTCGCCGACTCGCTCGCCGCGAAGCCGGTGGTGGTGGTCGGTCCGGGGCCGGGCGGGAACGGGGTCGTGCGGGTCATCAACGGCGACGGTACGGTCCGCGCGGACATCACCGCGTTCGCAGGGTTCGCGGGCGGGGTGAAGGTCGCGACCGCCGATGTCACCGGCGACGGGGCCGCGGACCTGGTCGTCGGGACCGGTGCAGGCGCGGCGGGCGGGCACGTGAAGGTGTTCGACGGGGCCACCGGCGAGTTGGTCTACAGCTTTTTCGCGTTCGCGGGGTTCGCGGGCGGGGTAGACGTCACGGGCGGCGACATCAACGCCGACGGGTTCGATGACATCATTGTCGGCGCCGGGGCCGGCGCGCCCGGCGGGCACGTGAAGGTGTACGACGGCCGGACCGGCGCGCAACTGGCCAGCTTCTTCTCCTTCGACGCGGCGTTCCTGGGCGGCGTGACCGTGGCGGCTGGCGATTTCAATGCCGACGGGCTGGCAGATGTCGTTGTCGGGGCCGGACCCGGGGCCGCACCGCACGTGAAGATTATCGAAGCGACGAGCCTCCTCCGGGTGGGCTCCGACGGGCAGATCGCCGGCCCCGCGCTCCTGGCGAGTTTCTTCGCGTTCGACCCGACGTTTCGCGGCGGGGTGGACGTGACCGCGGGCGCGGATTTCGTCGCCAACGGTGTAGCCGAACTCGTGGTCGGCGCCGGGTCGGGCGGCGCGCCGCACGTGAAAGTGATCAACGGGACCAAGGTCACCCGAACGGACCCCCGCGGACGCATCTCGGACGACGCTCTTCTGGCGAGCTTCTTCGCGTTCGATCCGGCGTTCCGCGGCGGCGTGCGGCTCGGAGAGGCCGATGTCGACCAGGACGGGATTGATGAACTCGTGATCGGCGCCGGCCGGGGTGTGCGTGTGATCCGGGCGCCGGGCTTCACGGACGACGTGACGCGGTTCGATGCGCTCTCCGGCGGCGCAGACGGTGCCTACGTCGCATAG